One Methanocaldococcus villosus KIN24-T80 genomic window carries:
- the cas7b gene encoding type I-B CRISPR-associated protein Cas7/Csh2 translates to MIIKNRSEILFLYDVKDANPNGDPLEENKPRIDEETGVNIVTDVRLKRTIRDYLDSIGETIFIKEVREENGKLKTKEERLEELEIKKGEDLLKCIDVRLFGATVAVKNNTITFTGPVQFRFGRSLHKVYPKLIKGTTVMPSDKEKKQGTFTEYWIVPYSLIAFYGIINENAAKTTKLTEEDVKKLIEGMWNGTKNLISRSKVGHTPRLLIKVNYKEKNYHIGDLDKALKLISDIEDEKIRDVKDFKLDLTELIDLLKENKDKIESIEYIWDRRLKLTYNGKDFDFSDVELPFREISL, encoded by the coding sequence ATGATAATAAAGAATAGAAGTGAAATTTTATTTTTATATGATGTTAAAGATGCAAATCCAAATGGAGATCCTTTAGAAGAGAACAAACCAAGAATTGATGAAGAAACTGGAGTGAATATTGTAACTGATGTAAGGTTAAAGAGAACAATAAGAGATTATTTGGATAGTATTGGAGAAACCATATTTATAAAAGAAGTTAGGGAAGAAAATGGAAAATTGAAAACCAAAGAAGAGAGATTAGAGGAATTGGAAATAAAAAAAGGAGAAGATTTATTAAAATGTATTGATGTTAGATTATTTGGAGCTACTGTGGCAGTTAAAAATAATACAATAACCTTTACTGGACCAGTTCAATTTAGGTTTGGTAGAAGTTTACATAAGGTTTATCCAAAATTAATTAAAGGAACCACTGTAATGCCCTCTGATAAAGAAAAAAAGCAGGGGACATTTACTGAATATTGGATTGTACCATATTCACTAATTGCATTTTATGGTATAATAAATGAAAATGCTGCAAAAACCACAAAATTGACAGAAGAGGATGTTAAAAAACTAATTGAAGGCATGTGGAATGGAACTAAAAATTTAATTAGCAGAAGTAAAGTGGGGCACACACCAAGATTATTAATTAAGGTTAATTATAAGGAAAAAAATTACCATATTGGGGATTTAGATAAAGCTCTAAAGTTGATTTCAGATATTGAAGATGAGAAAATTAGAGATGTTAAAGATTTTAAGTTAGATTTAACTGAATTAATTGATCTATTAAAAGAAAATAAAGATAAAATCGAGAGTATTGAATATATTTGGGATAGAAGATTAAAATTAACCTATAATGGAAAAGATTTTGATTTCAGTGATGTTGAACTTCCATTTAGGGAAATCTCATTATAA
- a CDS encoding CRISPR-associated protein Cas4: MRVMPLLITNLQNIKIYFKIHKYQSILYGLLIKENFNAKVNRGFVVYVRSGNLVKEITFNQKDINNAIKFVDLIFDIIENEEFPIDIKVNKKNCVGYCYRNLCCK; the protein is encoded by the coding sequence ATGAGAGTTATGCCCCTCTTGATTACAAATTTGCAGAATATAAAAATATATTTTAAAATTCATAAATATCAGTCTATACTTTATGGATTATTAATTAAAGAAAATTTCAATGCTAAAGTTAATAGAGGTTTTGTAGTTTATGTAAGGAGTGGAAATTTAGTTAAAGAAATTACTTTTAATCAAAAAGATATCAATAATGCTATAAAATTTGTTGATTTAATCTTTGATATTATTGAAAATGAAGAGTTTCCCATAGATATTAAAGTAAATAAAAAGAACTGTGTTGGTTATTGTTATAGAAATTTGTGTTGCAAGTAA
- the cobN gene encoding cobaltochelatase subunit CobN: MKLLFYMWASYCNILKRALDEVRKDRKIEYKIYSNKEPFEKFLKEVENYDIIFIYKTVSDDIDISKIKNKNLIVISQNPEEWVSDKAYKCYLFITYGGLENFKNMIYYILGEDRDVIELPFHGIYYNNKIYESLDEFLKDVEFDKKYTIGVLFSRHYLVNEDMRAINLLLDKLKEEFNIIPIFSYGAKTDLNDMSSGEIVLKFFFKDGKPIIDGLINLMSFPLNTVRENDKLNKISGVEILKKLNVPIFHPIMSYNKSYHEWLNSEEGLSSEIGWSVALPELEGVIEPIIIATTDNNYKIPIEERIKKVVRRIKRWMDLKYKPKKDRKVVFILHQNACASLEATIGSAAHLDSLESVVRIMRKLKENGYYVENIPKNGEELIKLILEKKAISEFRWTSVNEIIAKGGYLYLMDEEEYMRYFKTLPKDVQKKVLETWGGLEGKDIPPSMVYKDVNGKNKIVITGLKFGNIYVCVQPKRGCAGARCDGAVCKILHDPYCPPTHQYLATYKYINDIADIIIHVGTHGTLEFLPGKNVGLSNKCFPDIAIGDIPHLYIYNSDNPAEGVIAKRRSYAVIIDHMQTLMVDVREDFERLYSYVDEYLKDMDSNRRHQLEHLIMEELKKLNIDISHENFKEKFKEIRDMLELIKNSKRNSGMHIFGEKPKDRVKYIKSIISYDYDVNEEYIAKILKSKEKKCDIDEKILDINERIEKTDEIGSLLKAIDVEYIEPGPSGLITKGNYHILPTGRNFYSVDPYKIPTPSAYRVGVILANKLLEKYIKENGNYPENIALYWMASDVMWADGECLGMMFHLLGVKPVYKGDKVIDIEIIPLKELGRPRIDVTVRVSGILRDMFPNCMELLDKAITKVAKLNEPLELNFVKKHVINGLKSGLSFREATLRLFSSPPGTYGNGVKYAVYASAWKDEKDLKDAFIYWNSYAYGNGVYGKKAKREFENLLKTVDITFNKVVSDEYDLFGCCCYFGVHGGLTNAVRVLRNKKIKAYYGDTRKDIAVRDLKDEIKRVVITKLLNPKWIEDMKKHGYKGAGDIAKRITRVYGWGSTTKDVENWIYDKIYDVFIKNKENREFFKDKNIYALEEISRRLLEAYQRGLWKADKDKIEELKSIYLEIEGILEEEVSGDVQGGAIDIDLSWKAYIK, encoded by the coding sequence ATGAAATTGCTATTTTATATGTGGGCGTCTTATTGTAATATATTAAAAAGAGCTTTAGATGAAGTTAGGAAAGATAGGAAAATTGAATATAAGATATACTCAAACAAAGAACCATTTGAGAAGTTTTTAAAAGAAGTGGAAAATTATGACATAATCTTCATTTACAAAACTGTTAGTGATGATATTGATATTAGCAAGATAAAAAACAAAAATCTTATAGTTATTTCTCAAAATCCTGAAGAATGGGTTTCAGATAAAGCTTATAAGTGTTATTTATTTATAACCTATGGAGGTCTTGAAAACTTTAAAAATATGATATATTATATTTTAGGAGAGGATAGGGATGTGATTGAACTACCTTTCCATGGAATTTATTATAATAATAAAATATATGAAAGTTTAGATGAGTTTTTAAAAGATGTTGAGTTTGATAAAAAATATACTATTGGTGTATTATTCTCAAGGCACTATTTAGTTAATGAAGATATGAGGGCCATAAATTTATTGTTAGATAAGCTTAAAGAAGAGTTTAATATTATTCCTATCTTTTCTTATGGAGCTAAAACAGATTTAAATGATATGAGCTCTGGTGAAATAGTTTTAAAATTTTTCTTTAAAGATGGCAAACCTATAATAGATGGATTAATAAACTTAATGTCATTTCCATTAAACACTGTTAGAGAGAATGATAAATTAAATAAAATTTCAGGAGTTGAAATATTAAAAAAGCTAAATGTCCCTATTTTTCATCCAATAATGAGTTATAATAAAAGCTATCATGAGTGGCTTAATAGTGAAGAAGGCCTATCTTCTGAAATTGGTTGGAGTGTAGCACTTCCAGAATTAGAGGGTGTAATAGAGCCTATAATAATAGCTACAACTGACAATAACTATAAAATACCTATTGAGGAAAGAATAAAGAAAGTTGTCAGGAGAATTAAAAGATGGATGGATTTAAAATATAAGCCAAAAAAGGATAGGAAAGTAGTATTTATTTTACATCAAAATGCTTGTGCTTCTTTAGAAGCTACTATTGGTAGTGCTGCTCATTTAGACAGTTTAGAAAGTGTTGTAAGGATAATGAGAAAGTTAAAAGAAAATGGATACTATGTTGAAAATATTCCCAAAAATGGTGAAGAGTTAATAAAATTAATATTAGAAAAAAAAGCTATTTCAGAGTTTAGATGGACATCTGTTAATGAAATAATTGCTAAGGGAGGTTATTTATATTTGATGGATGAGGAAGAATATATGAGATACTTTAAAACACTGCCAAAAGATGTCCAAAAAAAAGTTTTAGAAACTTGGGGAGGGTTAGAGGGAAAAGATATTCCACCTTCTATGGTTTATAAAGATGTTAATGGAAAAAACAAAATTGTTATAACTGGCTTGAAATTTGGAAATATATATGTTTGTGTTCAACCAAAAAGAGGCTGTGCAGGAGCAAGGTGTGATGGAGCTGTCTGTAAGATATTACATGATCCTTACTGCCCTCCAACTCATCAATATCTAGCTACGTATAAATATATTAATGATATTGCTGACATTATCATTCATGTAGGCACTCATGGAACATTAGAATTCTTACCTGGAAAGAATGTAGGTTTATCTAATAAATGTTTCCCTGATATAGCAATTGGAGATATTCCACATCTCTACATCTACAATTCAGACAATCCTGCTGAAGGAGTTATAGCTAAGAGGAGAAGTTATGCTGTCATTATAGATCATATGCAAACACTCATGGTTGATGTTAGAGAAGACTTTGAGAGATTGTATAGTTATGTTGATGAATATTTAAAAGATATGGATAGTAATAGGAGACATCAATTAGAGCATTTAATAATGGAGGAGCTGAAAAAGTTAAATATTGACATTAGTCATGAGAATTTTAAAGAAAAGTTTAAAGAAATTAGAGATATGCTAGAGTTAATAAAAAATTCAAAAAGAAACAGTGGTATGCATATATTTGGTGAAAAACCAAAAGATAGGGTAAAGTATATTAAATCTATTATAAGTTATGATTATGATGTTAATGAAGAATATATAGCTAAAATATTAAAAAGTAAAGAGAAAAAATGTGATATTGATGAAAAAATATTAGATATTAATGAAAGAATAGAGAAAACTGATGAGATTGGAAGTTTATTAAAAGCTATTGATGTTGAATATATTGAACCTGGACCTTCTGGATTAATAACTAAAGGAAATTATCATATTTTACCCACAGGTAGAAATTTCTATTCTGTTGACCCATATAAAATCCCTACACCATCAGCATATAGAGTTGGAGTGATTTTAGCTAACAAATTATTAGAAAAATATATTAAAGAAAATGGAAACTATCCTGAAAATATTGCATTATATTGGATGGCATCTGATGTGATGTGGGCAGATGGAGAATGTTTGGGTATGATGTTCCACCTTTTAGGAGTTAAGCCAGTTTATAAAGGGGATAAAGTTATTGATATTGAGATTATTCCACTAAAGGAACTTGGAAGACCCAGAATAGATGTAACAGTAAGGGTTTCTGGAATATTAAGAGACATGTTTCCAAACTGTATGGAGCTGCTAGATAAAGCTATTACTAAGGTAGCTAAGTTAAATGAACCATTAGAATTAAATTTTGTTAAAAAGCATGTTATTAATGGATTAAAAAGTGGACTTTCATTTAGAGAAGCTACTTTAAGATTATTTTCATCTCCACCAGGGACTTATGGTAATGGTGTAAAATATGCAGTTTATGCAAGTGCATGGAAAGATGAAAAAGATTTAAAAGATGCTTTTATTTATTGGAACTCATATGCTTATGGTAATGGGGTATATGGTAAGAAAGCTAAAAGAGAGTTTGAAAATTTACTAAAAACTGTTGATATTACATTTAATAAAGTTGTCTCTGATGAGTATGACTTATTTGGCTGTTGTTGTTATTTTGGAGTTCATGGAGGATTAACTAATGCTGTAAGAGTTTTAAGAAATAAAAAAATAAAAGCTTATTATGGAGATACTAGAAAAGATATAGCTGTTAGGGATTTAAAAGATGAAATAAAGAGAGTGGTTATAACAAAACTTCTAAATCCAAAATGGATAGAAGATATGAAAAAACATGGATATAAAGGTGCTGGAGATATTGCTAAAAGAATAACAAGAGTTTATGGCTGGGGATCTACAACAAAAGATGTAGAAAATTGGATTTATGATAAAATATATGATGTATTTATTAAAAATAAAGAAAATAGAGAGTTTTTTAAAGATAAAAATATATATGCTCTAGAGGAGATTAGTAGAAGATTATTAGAAGCTTATCAAAGAGGTCTATGGAAAGCTGATAAAGATAAAATAGAAGAGTTAAAGAGTATTTATTTAGAAATAGAAGGAATTTTAGAGGAAGAGGTAAGTGGGGATGTGCAAGGAGGAGCCATAGACATTGACTTATCATGGAAAGCTTATATAAAGTGA
- a CDS encoding segregation/condensation protein A, producing MDIALWVRMIMDGIKRKNINPWEVNIADVADYYINKIKELRKFDIRLSADVILVGGILLRMKSESLYESFIEKKEKRKIRKNPKTVNELIETIEEELKKVKKRSRKKNVKKDEDYEYYNINEIIDELVESEDIDKIIENLLKELKEDKIIIFQEKFKSKDEKIKYFLPSLYLANEGKAEIIQEKMFDKLIIKIKE from the coding sequence ATGGATATCGCACTTTGGGTTAGAATGATTATGGATGGAATAAAGAGGAAGAATATAAATCCTTGGGAAGTAAATATAGCGGATGTAGCTGATTATTATATAAATAAAATAAAGGAACTAAGGAAGTTTGATATAAGATTATCTGCTGATGTTATATTGGTTGGAGGTATATTATTAAGAATGAAATCTGAATCATTGTATGAGAGTTTTATAGAGAAGAAAGAAAAAAGAAAAATAAGAAAAAATCCTAAAACAGTAAATGAGTTAATAGAAACTATAGAAGAGGAGTTAAAAAAAGTTAAAAAGAGAAGTAGAAAAAAGAATGTTAAAAAGGATGAAGATTATGAATATTACAATATAAATGAGATAATTGATGAGTTAGTAGAGAGTGAAGACATTGATAAAATTATAGAAAACTTATTAAAAGAATTAAAAGAGGATAAAATAATAATCTTTCAAGAAAAATTTAAAAGCAAAGATGAAAAAATTAAATATTTTTTACCTTCTCTCTACTTAGCTAATGAAGGAAAAGCTGAAATAATTCAAGAAAAGATGTTTGATAAATTAATTATAAAAATTAAAGAATAA
- a CDS encoding transposase encodes MEHSERRRIDRLKSIKKRFYCGYKITCVTNGRFLNLFYVDTARKHDLAVLKEKEDDFVERLKGKTVIDDKGYVSKEFAEEMEKRGVVFIAVKR; translated from the coding sequence ATCGAGCATAGTGAGAGAAGAAGAATCGATAGGCTAAAATCCATCAAAAAAAGATTCTACTGCGGTTACAAGATAACCTGCGTTACGAATGGAAGATTCTTGAACCTGTTTTACGTTGATACAGCAAGAAAGCACGATTTAGCTGTGCTGAAGGAGAAAGAAGACGATTTTGTTGAAAGATTGAAAGGAAAAACCGTTATTGACGATAAAGGATACGTTAGCAAGGAGTTCGCTGAAGAAATGGAGAAAAGGGGTGTTGTATTCATTGCAGTGAAAAGATAA
- a CDS encoding CRISPR-associated helicase/endonuclease Cas3 — protein MSSRISIKKPLINTKERALKKYSPPKLKYFNKKIIREILKIITLSHDFGKSTTYFQKYIRGEKVNNSLKKHSTISFLLTNYIIGQYLKTIDINQYYQLFSLCVKNHHSYLSNPMHDLKIDKDILKKQFNALDIQYINDILEENNFPIIDTTFDNILDEFYKLEDIAYNLMYEKAELRYEFYFLYLYLFSLLISSDKEDAIFRGKEIITNSKIPNGIEEYIKKIPKKNEIDYLRTKMFFEVDKKVSKIDLNHKIYSLNAPTGMGKTLAVFNFALKLANRVKNEKGIEMRIIYCLPFLSIIDQNYKVLYDVLRKIFGKDVSSDVLLKHHHLSEIYYKLDENVFEEEKFLHLIETWNSKIIITTFMQLFYTIFTNKNKNLKKFQALSNSIIILDEIQAIPYEYWYAINKLFKFLAEEYNIYFILCTATLPMIFDNNIEILDNKEEYFKKINRTKIKVHKNEMNLKEFIDLVAEDIEKNPDNDYLIVLNTIRSSKEVYSALKELVDGDFYYLSTSIYPKERLRRIESINKNKNRKIIVSTQLIEAGVDISVDIIYRDIAPLDCINQTAGRCNRHNEGKKGIVNVVKLVDENGRRFADYIYERHLITKTEELLNEFEIIDEKMFLNLNNKYFKKLSDYKDKSKDILKVIEKFEYEKVEKEFKLIENIPSIDLFVCIEDEAEKIWEEFERINKIKDAFERRREFLKIKREFYSYVISVPEYRIKGKDILFENLSKINEKYYDKETGFKIIEDKTIIL, from the coding sequence ATCTCATCCAGGATATCCATTAAAAAACCTCTAATAAATACTAAAGAAAGAGCATTAAAAAAATACAGTCCACCAAAATTAAAATATTTTAATAAAAAAATAATAAGAGAAATTCTAAAAATTATTACTCTATCTCATGACTTTGGAAAATCAACAACTTATTTTCAAAAATACATTAGAGGAGAGAAAGTTAACAATTCTCTAAAAAAACATTCTACAATATCTTTTTTATTAACAAATTATATTATTGGTCAATATCTTAAAACCATTGATATAAATCAATATTATCAACTATTTTCCTTATGTGTTAAAAACCATCATTCTTATTTATCAAATCCAATGCATGATTTGAAAATTGATAAAGATATTTTAAAAAAACAATTCAATGCTTTGGATATCCAATATATAAATGACATTTTAGAAGAGAATAATTTTCCAATAATAGATACAACATTTGATAATATATTAGATGAGTTTTATAAATTGGAGGATATTGCCTATAATTTGATGTATGAAAAGGCAGAGTTAAGATATGAATTTTATTTTTTATATCTATATTTATTCTCCTTGCTAATAAGTTCTGATAAAGAAGATGCTATATTCAGAGGTAAAGAAATTATCACTAATTCAAAAATTCCTAATGGTATTGAAGAATATATTAAAAAAATTCCTAAGAAAAATGAGATAGATTATTTAAGGACAAAGATGTTCTTTGAAGTAGATAAAAAAGTTAGTAAAATTGATTTAAATCATAAGATATATTCTTTAAATGCTCCAACAGGAATGGGAAAGACATTAGCTGTCTTTAATTTTGCATTAAAATTAGCAAATAGGGTAAAAAATGAAAAAGGTATAGAAATGAGAATTATATATTGCCTACCATTTTTAAGTATTATAGACCAAAATTATAAAGTGTTATATGATGTTTTAAGAAAAATTTTTGGAAAAGACGTTTCTTCAGATGTTTTATTAAAGCATCATCATTTAAGTGAGATTTATTATAAGTTAGATGAGAATGTTTTTGAAGAGGAGAAATTTCTACACTTAATAGAAACATGGAATTCAAAAATAATAATAACTACATTTATGCAACTATTTTATACAATCTTTACTAACAAAAATAAAAATTTAAAGAAATTTCAAGCATTGAGTAATTCAATAATTATATTAGATGAGATACAGGCAATTCCTTATGAGTATTGGTATGCAATAAATAAGCTTTTTAAATTTTTGGCAGAGGAATATAATATTTACTTTATTTTATGTACTGCTACATTACCAATGATTTTTGATAATAATATTGAAATTTTAGATAATAAAGAAGAATATTTTAAAAAGATAAATAGGACAAAAATAAAAGTTCATAAAAATGAAATGAATTTGAAGGAATTTATTGATTTAGTTGCTGAAGATATTGAAAAAAATCCAGATAATGATTATCTAATTGTTTTAAACACTATAAGATCTTCAAAAGAGGTTTATAGTGCATTAAAAGAGTTAGTTGATGGAGATTTTTATTATTTATCAACAAGCATATATCCAAAAGAAAGATTGAGAAGAATTGAAAGCATCAATAAAAACAAAAATAGAAAAATTATTGTTTCTACTCAATTAATTGAGGCAGGAGTAGATATTAGTGTAGATATTATTTATAGAGATATTGCTCCTTTAGATTGTATAAATCAAACTGCTGGAAGGTGTAATAGGCATAATGAAGGAAAAAAGGGAATAGTTAATGTTGTTAAATTGGTAGATGAGAATGGTAGAAGGTTTGCTGATTACATTTATGAGAGGCACTTAATAACTAAAACTGAAGAATTATTAAATGAGTTTGAGATTATTGATGAAAAGATGTTTCTAAATTTGAATAACAAATATTTTAAAAAATTAAGTGATTATAAAGATAAATCAAAAGATATTTTAAAAGTTATAGAGAAGTTTGAATATGAAAAAGTTGAGAAAGAATTTAAATTAATTGAAAATATTCCATCTATAGATTTATTTGTTTGTATTGAAGATGAAGCTGAGAAGATTTGGGAAGAATTTGAAAGAATTAATAAAATAAAAGATGCATTTGAAAGAAGGAGAGAGTTTTTAAAAATAAAAAGGGAGTTTTATAGTTATGTTATAAGTGTTCCTGAATATCGTATAAAAGGGAAGGATATCTTATTTGAGAATTTGAGTAAAATAAATGAGAAATACTATGATAAAGAAACTGGTTTTAAGATTATTGAAGATAAAACAATAATATTATAA
- the cas5b gene encoding type I-B CRISPR-associated protein Cas5b, which yields MNVLIFDIWGDYGHFKRIYTTTSPLTYDIIPKTSIYGLIGAILGFSRDEYLKYINKETTKIALKIINPIKKTYFGLNLINTKDKYFIPIKKKGHEPRTQIRFELLKNPKYRIYININDDKLYNKLKELLEEHKTIYTPYLGISELIANFKFIGEFEVIKQKSDDFIEIHSVIRRDYIEKIDFNFEREYMFDKIPNDINEERITTEYVDIFYEKNGYPINCKLNCEYYHIYKLNENITFI from the coding sequence ATGAATGTCTTAATTTTTGACATTTGGGGAGATTATGGACATTTTAAAAGAATTTATACAACAACAAGCCCTTTAACTTATGACATAATTCCAAAAACTTCAATATATGGCTTGATTGGGGCAATATTGGGATTTAGTAGAGATGAATATTTAAAATACATAAATAAAGAAACTACAAAAATTGCTTTAAAGATAATAAATCCAATAAAGAAGACATATTTTGGATTGAATCTTATTAATACTAAAGATAAATACTTCATTCCAATAAAAAAGAAAGGTCATGAGCCAAGAACACAGATAAGGTTTGAATTATTAAAAAATCCGAAGTACAGGATTTATATTAATATAAATGATGATAAATTATATAATAAACTGAAAGAACTTTTGGAAGAACATAAAACAATTTACACACCATATTTGGGAATTTCAGAATTAATAGCTAATTTTAAATTTATTGGAGAGTTTGAAGTGATAAAACAAAAATCTGATGATTTTATTGAAATCCATTCAGTTATTAGGAGAGATTATATAGAAAAGATAGATTTTAATTTTGAAAGAGAGTATATGTTTGATAAGATTCCTAATGATATAAATGAGGAGAGAATAACAACAGAATATGTTGATATTTTTTATGAGAAAAATGGATATCCTATAAATTGTAAATTAAATTGTGAATACTATCACATTTATAAACTTAATGAAAACATAACCTTTATTTGA
- a CDS encoding GIY-YIG nuclease family protein: MKSDNLSNYGFNTWKKLSELREEDIPEKPGVYVLRLNKTFGRLIGKSDILYIGSTKNLRRRIWENYIEGGENQKGTAKRIHDYLTKKGYLNEVEVSWVIHENYREVERKLREDYENDHHELPPWNRQK; encoded by the coding sequence ATGAAGTCAGATAACCTATCCAATTATGGATTTAACACATGGAAAAAACTTTCTGAGCTAAGGGAAGAAGATATTCCTGAAAAGCCAGGAGTTTATGTACTTAGATTAAATAAAACATTTGGAAGACTTATTGGCAAGTCCGATATTCTTTACATAGGTTCTACAAAGAATCTCAGAAGGAGAATATGGGAGAACTATATTGAAGGAGGGGAAAATCAAAAGGGAACCGCAAAAAGAATACACGACTACTTAACGAAAAAAGGTTATCTTAATGAGGTCGAAGTTAGTTGGGTAATCCATGAAAATTACAGAGAAGTAGAAAGAAAGCTTAGAGAAGACTACGAGAATGATCACCATGAATTGCCACCATGGAATAGGCAGAAGTAA
- a CDS encoding TIGR02556 family CRISPR-associated protein codes for MLSSVATIGKYVIEKEGKDINNPLSILVENPNIDGNYNIIFKITFDEDFNYLGVFDDKFDSSMVLKLLYKKGSPRGADLSPTSKLVDAEKTFKNKILKAVVDANKYKKSNFLKRLEKVLKNYEKKIIEDIKKLKKNYPNEGVILTLVFRKNGEEFYVGDIKEFRDYFIHKATMDYYYMKTGNITAKGIGVCSICNEKGEVFGLFREFGFYTIDKIGNVNGLNPNEAWKTFPICLKCALYVKAGKNYLDEHLKVRFYGNDLYIIPKVLDEKDIEKVLERFEDMAEKFGTKDYSYLENMLFKFLSREDIYLYITFMFFKKGNDFKITQVIEDILPSRFRRLYEEMDKVEDYGIFKYYKLKNKKLSKTEKEYYRKILGEDLKGLKFRFGYIKEFFGNDEFLKIINIIISNKKIDYYYLIKTFISKIREIFIKNEPYELYAYKSFMILLYLMNLGILEGNVMGDSKEYYLYDEVDEFFNNYSGFFDRDEKKAVFLLGVLVGKLLNLQYQKRGSRPFQSKLYGLNLNKSKVENIFKELNKKFMEYEREDNKLYYKKLREKAAEYFLKAGNDWNIKDNEISYIFTLGMAMSDRFKGGGVDDNKE; via the coding sequence ATGTTGTCAAGTGTAGCAACAATTGGGAAATATGTTATTGAAAAAGAGGGAAAAGATATCAATAATCCATTGTCTATACTTGTAGAGAATCCAAATATTGATGGAAATTATAATATAATATTTAAAATTACATTTGACGAAGATTTTAATTATTTGGGGGTTTTTGATGATAAATTTGATAGTTCCATGGTTTTAAAACTGCTTTATAAGAAAGGTTCTCCAAGAGGTGCTGATTTAAGCCCAACCTCTAAATTAGTTGATGCTGAAAAAACATTTAAAAATAAAATATTAAAAGCAGTTGTAGATGCAAATAAATATAAAAAATCTAATTTTTTAAAAAGATTGGAAAAAGTATTAAAAAATTATGAAAAGAAAATTATTGAAGATATTAAAAAATTAAAGAAAAATTATCCAAATGAAGGAGTTATTTTAACATTGGTTTTTAGAAAGAATGGTGAAGAATTTTATGTTGGGGATATAAAAGAGTTTAGAGACTATTTTATTCATAAGGCTACTATGGATTATTATTATATGAAAACTGGAAATATTACTGCAAAAGGTATAGGGGTTTGTTCTATTTGTAATGAAAAAGGAGAAGTATTTGGATTATTTAGAGAGTTTGGATTTTACACAATAGATAAAATTGGAAATGTTAATGGGCTGAATCCAAATGAAGCATGGAAAACATTTCCAATATGTTTAAAATGTGCTTTATATGTTAAAGCAGGAAAAAATTATTTGGATGAGCATTTAAAAGTAAGATTTTATGGAAATGATTTATACATTATTCCAAAGGTTTTGGATGAAAAAGATATTGAAAAAGTATTAGAAAGATTTGAAGATATGGCAGAAAAATTTGGAACAAAGGATTATTCATACTTGGAAAATATGTTATTTAAATTTCTTTCAAGAGAAGATATTTATCTATATATCACTTTTATGTTTTTTAAGAAAGGAAATGATTTTAAAATTACTCAAGTAATTGAAGACATTCTTCCATCAAGATTTAGAAGGTTGTATGAAGAAATGGATAAAGTGGAGGATTATGGGATATTTAAGTATTATAAATTAAAAAATAAAAAACTTTCAAAAACTGAAAAAGAATATTATAGAAAAATTTTAGGAGAAGATTTAAAGGGATTAAAATTTAGATTTGGTTATATAAAAGAATTCTTTGGTAATGATGAGTTTTTGAAAATAATAAATATAATCATCTCAAACAAAAAAATTGATTATTATTATCTTATTAAAACTTTCATTTCAAAAATTAGGGAGATATTTATTAAGAATGAGCCTTATGAACTTTATGCTTATAAATCATTTATGATTCTCCTTTATTTGATGAATTTAGGTATTTTGGAGGGGAATGTTATGGGAGATAGTAAAGAGTATTATCTCTATGATGAGGTGGATGAGTTTTTCAATAACTATAGCGGATTTTTTGATAGGGATGAAAAGAAAGCAGTATTTTTACTCGGGGTTTTAGTAGGTAAGCTATTAAATCTTCAGTATCAAAAGAGAGGTAGTAGGCCATTCCAATCAAAATTATATGGATTAAATTTGAATAAAAGTAAAGTAGAAAATATATTCAAAGAACTTAATAAGAAGTTTATGGAGTATGAGAGAGAGGATAATAAACTATATTATAAAAAATTAAGGGAAAAAGCGGCAGAATACTTTTTAAAAGCAGGAAATGATTGGAACATAAAAGATAATGAAATTTCATATATCTTCACACTGGGTATGGCAATGAGTGATAGATTTAAAGGAGGTGGTGTTGATGATAATAAAGAATAG